The Medicago truncatula cultivar Jemalong A17 chromosome 4, MtrunA17r5.0-ANR, whole genome shotgun sequence genome includes a region encoding these proteins:
- the LOC11411594 gene encoding E3 ubiquitin-protein ligase PRT1, protein MEEENNVFKDEQEQEINESFVCCVCLDLLYKPIVLSCGHISCFWCVHKSMNASRESHCPTCRHPYYHFPTICEMFHFLLLKTYPEAYKRRENQTLEEEKETGHSSPQVICDPPGDSLTGTTINQTSNSGSTLSFESMEQSGSANHKGDEGIILEYSSDRKHGTILPQNGHIQQPKILVADLMCPTCKQLLIHPVALNCGHVYCETCITDLSHEMFRCQVCQSPHPEGFPKVCLALDQYLEEQFPEEYTQRRDAIQLGQIKVQPETTSSCSLSTDNRERIAWGSNPELLIHPGVGCDFCGLYPIIGDRYKCVDCEESIGFDLCGDCYNKRSKRPGRFNQKHTLDHTLMLVQYRRMLISRGQDSSDLIVIPDDPDSSSDEE, encoded by the exons GGATCTGTTATACAAGCCCATTGTGCTAT CTTGTGGCCACATATCATGTTTCTGGTGTGTCCATAAATCAATGAATGCATCACGCGAATCCCATTGTCCAACTTGTAGGCATCCATACTACCACTTTCCAACAATCTGTGAAATGTTTCACTTTTTGCTTCTTAAGACATATCCTGAAGCTTACAAGAGAAGGGAAAATCAGACTCTGG AGGAAGAAAAGGAAACGGGTCACTCCTCCCCTCAAGTTATATGTGATCCTCCTGGGGATTCGCTTACCGGTACTACCATAAATCAGACGTCTAACTCAGGCAGCACATTATCTTTTGAAAGTATGGAGCAATCAGGGTCTGCAAATCATAAAGGAGACGAAGGCATCATTTTGGAATACTCTTCTGACAGGAAACATGGAACAATATTGCCTCAAAATGGGCACATTCAGCAACCAAAAATATTAGTTGCAGATTTAATGTGCCCAACGTGCAAGCAACTTCTCATTCATCCTGTTGCTCTTAATTGTGGTCATG TATACTGTGAGACTTGTATCACCGACTTATCTCATGAGATGTTTAGATGTCAAGTTTGTCAAAGTCCACATCCCGAAGGATTTCCAAAAGTTTGTTTGGCTCTTGACCAGTATTTAGAAGAGCAATTTCCAGAAGAGTACACACAGAGAAGAGATGCAATTCAACTTGGTCAAATCAAAGTCCAACCTGAGACCACATCTTCTT GTTCATTATCTACCGACAACAGAGAAAGGATAGCTTGGGGTTCTAATCCTGAATTGTTGATTCACCCAGGAGTTGGTTGTGATTTTTGCGGG TTGTACCCAATAATTGGGGACAGATATAAATGTGTTGACTGTGAAGAGAGTATCGGCTTTGATCTTTGTGGTGATTGCTATAACAAACGTTCAAAGCGTCCGGGCCGATTTAATCAGAAGCACACCCTTGACCACACACTCATGCTTGTACAATATCGGAGGATGCTAATTAGCCGTGGACAAGATTCTTCAGATTTAATAGTTATACCGGATGATCCTGATTCCTCCTCTGATGAGGAATAA